A section of the Salvelinus alpinus chromosome 36, SLU_Salpinus.1, whole genome shotgun sequence genome encodes:
- the st6galnac2 gene encoding alpha-N-acetylgalactosaminide alpha-2,6-sialyltransferase 2 has protein sequence MTRRKCVFLVGALCVSVTITTIMYGQYYDLDFFHDRLANSQDTEFNSIWTCDEELWDNTTATGEEKLEGLCPLRKAVKKDDFLRLRFNFKVPVLQWAGSFSYSEWGRLETYMPPYGWKGLPQDVVRSTLALLNDSSSSRLFERRWPDQCVRCAVVGNGGILRGSKQGRAIDSHHFVFRVNGAITKHFEEDVGTKTSFYGFTTNTMKNSLHFYRKDGFTKVPRGRRVRYIFIPSNERDYVMMSAAIQGLTVTSGHDKGDWPSRYFGFKAPVKHFKMLHPDFITYVTQRFLKSPLLKYSQLYMPSTGALMLLTALHMCDQVSAYGFITKNFADFSDHYYDAVMLPLHFYANHDMQMESWLWEVLHARKVISLYKRTKVK, from the exons ATGACGAGGAGGAAGTGTGTCTTCCTAGTGGGGGCTTTATGTGTAAGTGTTACTATAACCACGATTATGTATGGACAATACTATGACCTGGACTTCTTCCACGACAGACTTGCGAACAG TCAAGACACAGAGTTTAATAGCATTTGGACTTGCGATGAGGAGCTTTGGGACAACACCACAGCAACTGGGGAAGAGAAG CTGGAGGGGTTGTGTCCTCTGAGAAAAGCAGTGAAGAAGGACGACTTCCTCAGACTACGCTTTAACTTTAAAGTGCCTGTGCTGCAGTGGGCTGGGAGCTTCAGCTATTCAGAGTGGGGGCGATTGGAGACGTATATGCCTCCCTACGGCTGGAAAGGCCTGCCCCAGGACG TTGTGAGATCCACTTTGGCCCTGCTCAACGACTCGTCCAGCAGCCGCCTGTTTGAGCGCAGGTGGCCTGATCAGTGTGTCCGCTGTGCTGTGGTGGGAAATGGCGGCATCCTTCGAGGCTCCAAACAAGGCAGAGCCATCGACAGTCACCACTTTGTCTTCAG GGTCAATGGGGCAATCACCAAGCACTTTGAGGAGGATGTGGGCACAAAGACATCTTTCTATGGGTTCACCACAAATACTATGAAAAATTCCCTACATTTTTACAGAAAAGATGGCTTCACCAAAGTCCCACGGGGACGG AGAGTCCGATATATCTTCATTCCGTCCAACGAACGTGACTATGTGATGATGTCAGCTGCTATCCAGGGTCTCACTGTCACCTCCGGTCATGACAAGGGGGACTG GCCCTCTCGATACTTTGGATTTAAGGCACCAGTTAAGCATTTTAAAATGCTTCATCCAGATTTTATTACATATGTAACGCAAAG GTTTCTGAAGTCTCCCCTGCTGAAGTACAGTCAGCTCTACATGCCCAGCACTGGTGCTCTGATGCTTCTGACCGCCCTGCACATGTGTGACCAG GTGTCTGCCTATGGTTTCATCACAAAAAACTTTGCAGACTTCTCTGACCACTACTATGATGCTGTGATGCTGCCCCTGCACTTCTATGCCAACCACGACATGCAGATGGAGAGCTGGCTGTGGGAAGTACTGCATGCACGAAAAGTAATATCACTGTACAAGAGGACAAAAGTAAAATGA